Below is a genomic region from Eupeodes corollae chromosome 1, idEupCoro1.1, whole genome shotgun sequence.
TAAAAGTCAAACTCTGTTCATATTACATGATTACATATTTTGTTCAACAacaaacatatatttatattttgttggtgACTAAACAAAACTCCATCACAATGGGCTATTTAACTGGCtgaagtgtgtccgtttccatcttggacaaccactttaacctaaaCAAAACTGCAAGGAAAATCTTATATATTTACTAAATAAAGCCTCACTTCAAGTGAATGAATATGGTTTATTCTTTTTCGtacattgttaaatattattgttatgtcaaaaaaaatctttcaagtGTCATTGTTACTAAGTGTTGGAATATATAAGAGTCATTTAAGAACTCAAAGAATGGAAAcaactatttttataattgaatcaCAGAGTGACGAACACATGAAAAATTGAAGCTTTTCCCAAAATAACCGAGAAATaatgcattttaaaacaaaatctgaaacaaacatttactttttttttatcaaaggaATAAAAAGGAATTGACGAGCGAACGAAAACATTGGTTTGttgcaaaaatcataaaatgttCTTGTTTGTAAGCAAATAATTAACTTTGACAGCCTACACTTTGAATTCATCTCCTAGAGCTGCAACAAATcatgaatattcaattttttaataatgaattgtgttatttttgatGTCATGCATTTATTACAAATTGTGAAAATCTCGAACTTTTGGCCAGGCAAACGTTAAGGATAGTTGAaaatagtaagaaaaaaaaaaataacacataaaGAGGAGCTCTTCTCTGAGTGTAAACTGACTCAATGTAAACTGGGCCTAATGTGTACGGTGGAATTCACTTCATTccatttggttttttgtttttcttggaaCTGTTTACCTACATTTATTCCTGAATGCACTCACTCTTTGACATTTCACACCGCGCTTTCGTTGgaacacaattattatttttatttcaaattaattctatttgaacacaattttaattaaaacaatcaaataTGCCGCCCAGCAATAGGAAATCACTCTATCCCGAATCTTCGGTACCGTACACAATTTATATCAAACCCACTAAAACAGATGAACCATTGGAAAACAATGAAAAAGATCTTAAACTTGATCCTAGGCCAACATGTAAGACCGAAGTTCATTTGGACTGCCTTTGGAATCTAAAGtctaaataaaacttttaatttacagTCCTCAAAGTCGGCATCCTCTCTCAAGTCAAGGGCTCTGCCTACCTGGAGTACGGAAATACCAAACTGATGGCTGCCATACTCCCACCTCGAGAAATAAGCAAACAATCTAAGAAAAAGTAAGTGCCTTGAAAATGCTGATAAACCCCCATTGACACAGTTAAAATGATTTTCTCGTAGTGCCCTAGGAATTATTTCATGTGATTTGAAATACGCTCCATTTGCCACCATCGATCGCACCCAGAACCTCACCAAAAAGGAACAATTCCTCAGTGTGGCCCTGAAAAAAGCGCTCGAACCGGTTATCTGCTTACACGAGTTCCCCAACTTTCAGATAGACATCATGGTCTACATCCTACAAGATGATGGTTGTGCCCTAAGTTCCGCTATCAACTGCTGTGGAGCAGCCTTAGCCGAGGGTGGAATCCCAATCTATGATGTTATAACCTCATCGACCATATGCAACATTGGCCATCATATCTTTATCAATCCAACTGGTAAGCTTGATAAATAAAAAGGATGTCATCTTTCCGAGATAACACGTGTTCCCATTTCAGCTGCCGAAGAAGAACTCGTCCAAATGAGGGTAGAAAACGGAGAAACAACTCTGGAACACGGTATCTGTGTCATCGCAAGCCTGGCGGCCGTCAATCAAGTTGCCGAATGTTTCCAGAAGGGCTACATGACCTACCAAACCATTGAGAAGATAACAAACTACGCTCAGGAAATCAACCAGAGGCTCCTCAGTACTGTTAAGCATGTTTTGGTACACAAAGTAAAAAACCATCTCAAGTGATCAAATCTTGTCCGAAAAAatatgctttgtttttattctcaATTCTCATCCAAAACTAGTCTACAATTTTCTTATCTCTTATGCGTCCGTGGCTGCTTCCAGAACCGCACCCGAGTACGCCAAGTCCCAATAGTGTTCGACTTGGTGTTTCTGGAAGAACTCGCGAGCCATCTTCTCCATTGGGAAGACTTTGAATTTGATCTCACCAAAGTGGCGTCGCTGGCTCGTGCCTTCCCAAACGAGCACACATGAATTGGGCACCTCCTGGCCGTCAGGATTCTTCACCATGTCCTCCTCCCACTTGACCCTGGTCAACATCAACCGGCGGTACTTTTTCTGTTGCTTCGGTCCACCCTCCACCACTACGACGCAGCAATCGCGGAACAGCACCACGGAGCCAGTCATGTGGAGTTGCTTGGCATTGGTTTCGACTTTAAATTTCTTACTGGCGTTGTCCTGAAGGTCTCGGATGCGGTATACGCTTACGTGAACCCCACAGGAGGTGTCCTCCTTGATCTTGCGAATCTTCTTGTCACGTTTCTGTTCGACGGTCAGTTTTCTGGCATTGTTTGCGTCTTCGTGCGCCTTCTGCCGCTTGGCCATCTGTTCCCGCACGTGGGCTTCGATCTTGGTAGGATCCTGGACAGCTTCGGAACCGAGAACTCGCATTAGGTTAGAGATTCGAAGCTTCGGCTCTGGTGGGGGAACCAGACCGAGTCGAACCTTCTCCTGCTCTTCCTTCCAGGCTTCCCGGCGGTTCTGGCGACGTAACTTCTTGCGTTCTTTCTTGGTTAGGAAGACTGGCAGGTAGACCGGTTTAAGAGGTTCAtctagaaaaaaacaattaggAAAGGGTTTATCTTCATTCGAGTACGAAGCTATACAAGTTTACTCACTTGGTGGCTTCATTTGTGTGGGATGTTCAATCAGATTTGTGATGGCGGAGCGTCGGATGCAGATCTTTCCATTGTTGTCCATTGTATTGAGGTCATTAGTCAGGATAACCGAGTCCCACCATTCCATGCTAGGCACGTCATCCGGGGTGTCCTGCTTGGGTGCGATTAGTGCCAATTTCGTGGCTGAACTGATGCCCGTCTttctggctatctgagaaatcTCGTTCTGCAGCTTCTCGAGCTGAGACTTCATGCGCATTCTCTCGGCCATCTGCAAGAACTTTCCGGGTTCGTGGAACCGGAGCGTCCTCTTGTTTCGGATAGTGGGCTTCAGAGCGATTCGGTCGTCGAAGAACTTGACGGTCTCGTCGGTTCCCGATTTGTCAACAACTTGGTTCTTGGTGAAGACTTCGCGTTTCTTGGCGCGGATATTTGCCTTCAGGGTCGGTGTTAGAGTGGGAATATTTACTGCTCTGCCGCTTTTGTCGATCGTCCTTCCTTCGTCGTCCAGAATCAATGGCTTAGGGCGATCCTGTACTACGACCGGTGGAATTATGCTGGCCAAGGTTCCCGAAAGTTTTGCTCGGATTTGGGCCTGGAGTTCTGCAATTTTTCGTGCTTTCTCCGCGTCTTCGGGTTTCTTGGCAAGGACCTGGGAGGCCAAGGCCACCGGGAGTCCTATTTGAGGAACTGCAGCCAAAATGGGGTCTTGAGCCTTAAGATTGCTTAAGGCTCGCTTCCGTTCTTCGATCTCCCTCTGTGCGTTGGCCATCATGAGCTTGATTTGAGTGGAACTAAGATTACTAGGAGTTGGTTTGGCGTCTGTCTTTGGTGCAGTTATCATCGGAGGCGCCTTTATATCCTCGAAACGCTGCTTCTTAACATCTTTGTCTCGAGGCTCCTCGTTAGACCTCTTCTTAGCCTTTTGAGCACTGTTGCGATAGTCTTCCAGGTGTTGTAGGATTTTGTCTGTTAGTCGGGAGGCCTTCTTGGCGTCCATCGATGAGGCAATCTTATCGCCGATCCGTCGTTTATCATAACCATTGTAGAGGCAATGCTCGATTGCACTGACCAAGGTGCGATCTTCAGAGCCTAGCGATTTGGAAACAATCGATGAAATATCCGAGTGGACATCTTCGATTTCTTTGCGAGAATAATAAGTCATGCTTTGTAAGGTTTTCTTATTcgctgtaaatatttttgtttaaacaaatctgcaccaagaaaataaaaaaatctaaacgtTTTCAAAGAGCAAAGTTTTGCCCCAAATGTCAGTTTGGCATTAATGAACTGTCAAACAGATGAGTgcgtttcattaaattttaggTTTGAACAATGGTACAGTAAGAGTAAAAAGTTTGCTtgagaaaaataataacttaaggCTCAGATACATaaagcaatttttgttaaaaaatgacacGTCTCAAAGAATTTATATCAAAGAACTACAATATCTGTGATCCCagattatgttatttttattttcaatgtttgtAATATTGGTTTCATCAACTCTGCTCAGCTAATTAAGGAATAGAGACATCGTCCAGCGCTGACatctatttattattgttattattattattattattattataaattctttatttaaacaaaactcgaaatacatttgaaaaattaaataagaacattagcatggcaaaaaatatatttgccgtctgcctgaaaattgacatttatcgagaattaaaaaaaaagaaagtttaagattatattaagtttataaatagattatgtagacaattgaataaataaattgaatttaaataagcataatatccaagtttataatatatatttcctCGGTACATCTTAGATAATggtacataaatatacatatattaaaaaatttaaaattactctaAAAAACTGTTTCGGTAATCTAAGGcatgatcaataaaattgtaaagttCCTCCCAACCCCACTctccgtttaaaatttgtttcgcttcctggtgattgagaaagctttttgaaaaataaagtcttcGGAGTTCTTGTAGAATTGGACAAACGGCTAAAAAGTGATTGACATCTTCCATTTCATTTCGATTGCAGAGGTTACACCTGGGATTATCATTTCTGTGAGGTTTATAATTCAGATTTAGCATCTCAGTTCTTGCTTTAAACAAAGTACCTATTTGATTTGCAGAAAgattactattaaaataattgtttacaaacaaagtgTGATTGAGTTGCTTATATACCAATCTGCTTGGAGAGGTTCGAGCCCTATTCAAGAACTTGAGATACAATGAATCATCAACCAACGCAATACATTCATAAAACCTACCTTTCCAATTGTCAAGAGAAGTTGTACCAAGGTTTAGATTAAATCCGTGCGCATTTGCTATTTCATACCATTCTTTAAACGGCGATAAATTCCTTCGGAATGCGAAATCCATCATTTGTTTATAAAGATTTTCATTTGACCTTTGCattacttttattatgtaatcggcattaaatttaagattttttagaaaaatcggagGGATTCCTGATTCCACATGTATAGCGTAAGTTGGTGTATAGTTTGGAAGTTTAAATATTCGTTTAAAAAAGAAGCGTTGCACTGTCTCAAATTCATCAAGATCTTGGTAACCATAAACTTGACTGGCATAGCATAAGCATGAGTTTATAGTAGcttcaaaaactctaaattttGCTGAGATGTCTATGTACTTATTGCAGAAGATTTTGTTCCATATAaggtttattgcagtttttgccgaTAAGCATTTTTCCTTAACATGGGGCCTGAAATCTAGATTGCTACAAAATAGAAcacctaaatacttaaattggttaaccaCCTCTATAGGTTCACGATCCAATGACCATGCTTCTAGCGGGTTTCTCCTTCGACGGgtgctttcaaaaatcataatttttgattttgacatctATTTAAGCATTTACCTAGTTGCTGGAAATTTACATTAATTatgagtcttcatttgactACACATGATTTTAGGAAAGCTTAAATAAGGCGTGTTtgattatcaccatgatctgatccggatcagatcgatgataataaaacagcattggatcatcatatttttattatttaaagtttggtagcagtgtcaaattcgttctttcaaaaatgaactttcaaaataaagcagAAAAAACAGTCAAaactttaagtaaatatttttatttttttgtccacACGAAAATACGCCTCCAAATCATcagaataaattgacaaattttttggaaattaggCATACGTTTTGTGACGTAGATTTTAAAAACCACGGCTTCATAGGTCAACTGTCTACATTTTGATAGGTATACacaaaatttgtcttattttatattaacgtttaaatgtaaatattaaaatttattctaGATCAGTATAAGTTATTGCCACGATTTGTTACCACAACAAGAAGAGGGCTGCCGTAAACTTGTGCTGAAAAAGAAATACTTTTCGTgaaattgataatttatttgCCATATCACGTTCCACCGCTTGAAGTATTGTGAAAAGGGTGACTTTGTGGCTTATGTCCATTGGTCATGAATATGTGAAGCAGAgaagaaattgccaaaaatatGGCTACATTGGAGGCAAAAACAAAGATGCCAGGAATATTGGGATGTATTGATGGATCACATATAAGAATCAAGGCCCTGGTTTCAAACAAAGAAGATTATTTCAACAGAAAGCATAGCTACATCATTCTATTGCATGGTGTTGtcaatacaaagaaaaaatatattaatgttTTCTGTGGAGAACCGGTGAGCTTGCACGACAACCGACTTCTACGTAGATCCGATTTATACAGGACGCATGCAAGTGGAcagaaaaactttttctttttaactcgTTTCTGCTTGGCGACTCAGCATGTCCATATCCCTTCAAAGACAATGGGAATGCAACAGCTGCTCAacgtaaatttaataaaattcattctTCGGGACGAAGAAGAGCATTCATTTGGTTTACTAAAAACTCGTTTCCGAGCAAACAAACTTAAACTCTGCGATGACTTGGCTAGTCTGCGCATACATATTATATAACATGTGTGTAGATAACAACGACGAGTTAGAAGAAAACCATCAGTTCGAATCGTTTCCAGAGCTTGATTTTCATACAGAGACGTTAAACAGTAATAGGCGGCAGCAGCTACTAGACGAATTAATAAACAGACATGTAATTCAAATATGAAAACCATTAGGCatcacacaaatattttaataaaactttctttattaaactaaaaacaaacaaaaattcattaaaaacaataactatctctttaattaaaactataggaacatacaaaaaaatatcacatttcatttcacttttaaaaacgaaaacatcaaaaatccatttccttacttacttacttaaggtggcgctatagtcctgtgtgaaataggacctcacccaacaaacttctccatctagctcggtccctcgctacctgatccgcggccttcctctactgctctgtcctgtgggtgtggattcgaagacttttcgggccggagtattggtttccatgcgctctacgtgacccagccatcttagtcgttggacttttacccttctggctaagtctacgtcgctgtacagctcgtcgttccatcttctcctccattcccctttgatgcatacgggatcgcagatcacacgaagaaccgacccaaggtgctttcacccgcttttgtcatagccaATGCTTCTGCATCGTATTTCGTATAGCAGGACTGGGATgacaacacaaaatacaaatcaaaactaattaaaaaaaattaattcaaaaactaaactaaaaaaggAGAAAAGTTGCtaggaaaataatttaataaaccaTGATATACATATGCTTATGAAATTTATGATTTATCGAAGTTGCTATCCTTTTCTGACTTCTGCTtcatccatttttttaatttgtttgtgtgGTTGCAGATTTGGGAATTGTTTGACGTTTAAAGCAGAGTAGCCCAAAGAATATTTATTccatgaatattttgttgttgttgtccaTTAATTGGACCAAATGTACATTTTTACACTTATTCATTTTAAGTTcactaatttgtgttttattttgtcaaatgtttttgttttgtgttttttgaaattgcttactttttatttaaaatattttttttcagtcggATGGAAATGTAACTATGGCAATAtggattatattttaaatagtttatagtgataccaacatttacatgttaTATTACAAATTGTGCGAGAGGAATAAATTTTGGATTTCAAATTaagatccaaacacaaagctGGATCTTGATTTGctgttgtaatgcatgtaaatccatGATCAAGAtaagatcatggtgataataaaacgcggcgaGACAGTTCGGTGACCACGTTAAGAAATAGGCCTTTGAATAGGAGCATCCATGTTAAAATTACTACTATCAAAATATGTTTCCACAGCACGAATATGTTTTTACAACTCTGAATTGTAAGAGTAATACCACGGATGCTTTAATGAAAAATCTTAACGGCTAATTGGAGAatataagaattactctttgaggatttgttaattatttGCAAAAGGCAGTAGCCGTGGACAAAACTCTCTTAGTAGGGACAAGCAGCAATACGGAACTCAGAAATGACAAAACATTCAAACGCTTTAACCACTACCCCACGAATTCTAAACATAtatgacaatttatttttacataggAATAAGAAGTGAGACACCATTAGTCCTGCTAAAGTGTTAATGATTACAATTTGAtatggaatttttttaatttaaaatttttaaaattttgtgttttcgaaaaattaacataacttatttttaatttcaaagattTGTTAAATACATATTCGAAGAAAATAAGAACTAAGACACACTTAACGTCGATCGAGTGGTTGACGTAACCGCTGTATTAACAAACATTTTGCGAAAAGTCATTGCAtcctttccaaaaataaaatttattttcactactcatttttatgaattgcgattatttttacaaaaagaatctggtgattttcaatttcaaattttgtattaataggTGTTCGAAAGACTATAGTTCTCTTTATCCTCTCCAAAGGATGTCAAAGAGAGAGCTTTCGTcattcatctttttttcaattacagcTTGGAGTACACTCCATGAGCTCTCAATTAAATAAACGATCTAATATGGAGTAAAAAGCTAAACCCGGCTGgcttcataaaacttttgacagttcagtTAGCAAATAAATCGGAGGGCTCTAATCAATCTTTGCTCAGAGCGTACTTGATGTGTTGAGTGTTTTTCACTGAGCTTAAAGTGAAAAACGTCTGATGACAGTTATTTTCAATGATCGTTATTACAGAAATGGAAACAATTTCAATGATTCATTTCTATGATGTTAACCGATGGTAGttaataactaaaaataaaaaaacaaaattgtttggctTCCTTTactcaaacaaattgaaattgtatatatataaaatgaaacatttatattaataaaatataaatttcatctGTAACTCAAAAATCCTGAACCATTCTGTTATAACCTTAAATGTTAAAGTCGTTCAAAAAAATACCAATGTATTCCGATAACATAGATTTCAATTCCATCTTTTGTTTTGACTTTCAGTCCAAACGCACACATACCAATACCACAATTACACCATTCCGCTCCGCCATGTTAGAAGCCGCTTTTGGACAAATTTGACGTCCATTACTTCTGGCTGCTGATTTTTCGgcaaattttgtcattttaagtaatttaattaagtGAAAACAACGTTTAACTGATAATATGGCATCCGAAGAAGAAAACGAAGATACTTTGCAAGGTAAGTGCATTAGTTTTAAGCCGGTATTTGTTAATTGCAAATGGTGTGCCAAATTTGCTTTTGTTCCCGCGTGCCATGTTCATGATGCAATTTGTGTGTCCAAACAAAGCTATTTCCAAAAGTTCGTCTAGGTCAGGTCTTAGAAAAAGTGTTAGTTTTAATTGCATTCAGTGGGAGTAATTAATTTcgatgaaaatttgaaaaacttaatacgTCAActtgaaaatggaaaatgttgaattttctttttttttcgtgaaaaaaaaaaaataaataatatagttGTCTCGCTCCTGAGTGAACGCATCGAGAAAATTTCTGTTCCAAATTCCAGTAAACATACCCAAGGTTGTGTACGTGCTTCAGCACTGTTCCCACGATTTGTTTTTCAGGAACAAATGGAAATGGATTGTTGCAGTATTTTTCTAAGGCGCATATCGGTTTACTTGTTGACAGGTGCAATCGAACGGATAATTTGTGGCTTGTGCTTGCGCCCTCAATCTCAATAATCATTGGGATTAATTACAAATTATGTAAAGCGAGAAAAACAGTACGGATGAACAAGATGGCTATAGAGTAGGAGGGTGACATTTACTTGggaaatttaaattccattttgttCTATTAGAGTAGTGCTCATGACGGCCAAATGGGATTTATCACTTTTTGATaagggttttattttgtatttgggactttttttcaaaatatattggaAAGAAGTTGAGAGGGTTATATTGATCTACAGAAAAATTGATCTGGATTTTTCTTAGATCTTTAAAGTCTAAAAATTTAGTAGTAATTGAAAAGTATGGTACACTTCCAGAATGTCCTTATCCTGGCTCAACTTtccagcacgaatttcgactcgcgtttttttttatttgatagatatgttcaaataaataaactagtgtttttagagcgaggaaatatttatttcttttttgaattaatttacatagttcacttttttccattcaaaacaAGCATAAAtggttgatttttatatttcttccatgtttttgttcagtgttgccatatttgattttttttacattcctaGCTGTAAGCACGCcatgctatcaattaaaaaaaacttattttaggctcaaaaaatgcaatacaaaaaaagtatgacttaaagttgtttcctcgccttaatatttaaaacatgttctattgagacacctacctaactgtgaaaaaaaaatcagaaggaaattcgtgctgcggtaatggaaagtcgccccttctattttttttagactGCACTGTTAACGTAATATTCAATAAGTTAAGTTAATCTTCTTTCTTTTGTCGGAATACGAATCTTCCTTAATTTGGGAACATTTCTCTACTCTAAATAGGTATCTATCTATCCCAAGGTTTTCTATGAAGGTTTTTCTTGCTTGACATaattggttaaattatagaacaTTATCAAAACCATCAAAcagctttgttttgttttatctttcaCAAAGAGCCATTGCTCCAAAGAAAAAGTGTAATAGCAGATCAAACAAATGGAAAAAGACTAGTTTGTTTGACTATTTTGAACATTTATTGGAACAAATGGCTCTTTTCTAACAATTCCTAAATGTTTATATGTACAAAATCCCAAATTTAGATgtttgaaacataatttttattttcaactgaCTTGACAATTTGTCGAGTGGAACCTTtgcattttgtttgaaaataacttatatattttcttgatattttccatcgtttttcttaacatttggTTAAAAGAAAACCATGGAAGTCATCAGTTATCACAAGCTATCTGTTTATTATAAAAGTGTTTTATTGCGAGTTAAGAGGCAAAAGTAAGTATCGAATACAAACACTAACTGATCCAAATTTACAAAGATCAATCTATCAAGCATTTAGCTAACAAATATTTCTCAACTCTTAtggatttatacaaaatactaaCATAAGAAATGCTTCGCACAAGTTATTCGATAAGATGAactttaatatatatatttttttaaagaattttgttcgaacaaatcaaaatatttttgtattaataaattcttcatttatttagaaataataattttttagaacttaaaatggcaaaaaaagATCATAGTTGCAGTCGTAACCAAAGTACACTTTTTACCAAGTCCAAAATATGTGTCCCAATATATGGATTGAAAGCAACGAcacttttttgttgctttttttagtAGTACGAATTTCCTTTCCTCATTAACGTTAAAGCCTTAActtcttgtattttgtttggTGCTGTCTTTAATATTTGTACCTATCATTTCAATGAaagaatgaacaaaatatttaagattgaAGCTACTACACTTTTATGTTGCCTTTTGTAATACGAATTTCCTTCAACGGGACCTTTGATACGACTGATATGTCTTGACAATTGAAAAAGTAACTCATTAACGTGAAGCCTTGACatcttgtattttgttttgttgttttcttttatatttgtaggtatttatctattattttaatgaaacaaattaaaattaagtaattttttagtgaaatagtcaaacatttgaaatttgatgccaaaacaaacaaaaaataaatctatatgTATAGCTTGAAGTTCgaagacaaatatttaaatttccaaCGCTTTAGTTTCTTGCAACTTAACGGTCAAAATAGCTGTGATatctattttgttatttttaatctgTATTTGCATTTAACTAAATGAATTATATTCAATAATCTTTTtactttacattttatattatacaagcTAGGCAATTTGGCCTCACAATCAACTGACTTAATTTCATGCTCTGATTAATAGTAAGATAATTTTGATTTCTTggaacaattaattaaattctacTTTTCTTTAATCTTTGTTTAATTCATTCCACAAGCACTTCATTTAATGTAACAACTGCCTCCATTTTCAGTGATTCGTTACGTTTTGAAATGAGAAGAGCGCTTTATTAGGCTTATATAATTTCTAAGCAATTTCTTGGCTGGCATCTTTTGGGATGCTTGTTGCTTCATCcctaagtaatttttttttcttttgtttatacaaaacaaataaacacaagTTTGACTGACATAAAATATCGATAATTGCATTAGTTTTATATTCTATTCTATGTACTATTAAGGACTTACCAAGTGCAGACAAAGGATTAACCTAACGAGATGTAATTAATATCTTTTTCGAACTCATTTAAAACTAATCAACTAGTCAACACAATAAAAAATCCCAACACCTTCGAATACTGCAAGTCGCCTTGAAAACAATGCGCACTGACATTTTTCGCCCTCTACCTCGCCTACCCTTTATCTTTTGGAACTATTCTCTATATAATTTTTCCATCTCTTTCATATATATCAATTCCACGCATTCCCTCATTTAAGAATCGTAAGTTAGAGCGAGAACAATCTATCTaacacatacataattccaTACAATTTCGATTCATTGTTGCTTGGACGTGGCAGCCATGACGTGATTTTTGACTTTGACTTGGGTCTCTTGTTGgttggaaaaatttaattttacaaatttactcATTCTAAATGCCAATTAATTACATTCTCAAACTTCCATTACCTAACAACAAACTAGTGTTtaatttgcattaaaaattCCAACTCCATTTCAAACGGTTcgcattgaaaaataaagtgaaaGTATTGCTcctaaactctttttatttttttctaaagaaactGAACTGACTGTGTGCTTCTTTTCGGGGACTGACTTCTTCTGCTCGTGAGTGcgatttttcttcttcaaaatttcaattcaataattgtgtgaaataaaaagaaaaaagaaaaatacctaCCATATTCAATAAATCACAAGTTTAtcgaaattaaataagaaaaagagactgaaaattgaaaatacgaATCAATCGACGACGACTAAGCTACGACGACGAggagagaaataaaataatacaaaaaattatgaaagtgCCGTGAAGGTTCGTCGTCGCGGAATTTTTCCCTTTTCCATCGCCGTCCTGCGACTCAAA
It encodes:
- the LOC129942439 gene encoding exosome complex component MTR3, whose product is MPPSNRKSLYPESSVPYTIYIKPTKTDEPLENNEKDLKLDPRPTFLKVGILSQVKGSAYLEYGNTKLMAAILPPREISKQSKKNALGIISCDLKYAPFATIDRTQNLTKKEQFLSVALKKALEPVICLHEFPNFQIDIMVYILQDDGCALSSAINCCGAALAEGGIPIYDVITSSTICNIGHHIFINPTAAEEELVQMRVENGETTLEHGICVIASLAAVNQVAECFQKGYMTYQTIEKITNYAQEINQRLLSTVKHVLVHKVKNHLK
- the LOC129942437 gene encoding U4/U6 small nuclear ribonucleoprotein Prp3 yields the protein MTYYSRKEIEDVHSDISSIVSKSLGSEDRTLVSAIEHCLYNGYDKRRIGDKIASSMDAKKASRLTDKILQHLEDYRNSAQKAKKRSNEEPRDKDVKKQRFEDIKAPPMITAPKTDAKPTPSNLSSTQIKLMMANAQREIEERKRALSNLKAQDPILAAVPQIGLPVALASQVLAKKPEDAEKARKIAELQAQIRAKLSGTLASIIPPVVVQDRPKPLILDDEGRTIDKSGRAVNIPTLTPTLKANIRAKKREVFTKNQVVDKSGTDETVKFFDDRIALKPTIRNKRTLRFHEPGKFLQMAERMRMKSQLEKLQNEISQIARKTGISSATKLALIAPKQDTPDDVPSMEWWDSVILTNDLNTMDNNGKICIRRSAITNLIEHPTQMKPPNEPLKPVYLPVFLTKKERKKLRRQNRREAWKEEQEKVRLGLVPPPEPKLRISNLMRVLGSEAVQDPTKIEAHVREQMAKRQKAHEDANNARKLTVEQKRDKKIRKIKEDTSCGVHVSVYRIRDLQDNASKKFKVETNAKQLHMTGSVVLFRDCCVVVVEGGPKQQKKYRRLMLTRVKWEEDMVKNPDGQEVPNSCVLVWEGTSQRRHFGEIKFKVFPMEKMAREFFQKHQVEHYWDLAYSGAVLEAATDA